One window from the genome of Amaranthus tricolor cultivar Red isolate AtriRed21 chromosome 9, ASM2621246v1, whole genome shotgun sequence encodes:
- the LOC130823407 gene encoding uncharacterized protein LOC130823407 yields MSSSGASGSDSCNVSGDATNEEGDFGSYPLWKYVVKGDKMSGGGGNYTWQCNFCKQIKSGSYTRVKAHLMGVAKGGISQCPNVTNEDRMQMRNLERQVEKRKSDNPITKAFDIQARNNLDAEIARMFFTGGFLFNLCRNSYYVSSYNYAATNNIPGYKPPSYNKMRTTLLDREKENVEKLLEPTKATWREKGVSIVSDGWSDPQRRPLINLMVACEVGPLFLKAIDCSGEVKDKDFIASLLNDAIEEVGDDKFVVQILTDNASNCKAAGELIEGRYLHIFWTPCIVHTLNLALKNFCNAKNVSNNEEVYDECHWITEVHGDALLVKNYIMNHSMRLAIFNKFSPLKLLSVGDTRFASVVVMLKRMKLLKTTLQSMVVSEAWSTYRDDHRGQATLVREKILNDDWWDNVDYILDFTRPIYDMIKACDTDKASLHLVYEKWDSMISKVKEIIYNHEPKQRHEYSSFFSVVETIRLSRWKKSNTPLHCLAHSLNPRYYSDTWLKEFPGRVAPHVDNEISTQRFNCFRRLFQDLEDRRKVNMEYAIFSARDGGVFTEPEFLNDMYLMAPKHWWATYGSQVPMLQALAFKRGEAYNKGRTRLWDVGGDDFGNLEDSICLGMADLSLDKPELETTFVAEDDDGLFLSKLVIFYMKTITFENL; encoded by the exons ATGTCTAGTAGTGGGGCTAGTGGCTCTGATTCATGCAATGTTAGtggtgatgctacaaatgaagaGGGTGATTTCGGTTCTTATCCTTTGTGGAAATATGTTGTTAAAGGGGACAAAATGAGTGGGGGTGGGGGTAATTATACTTGGCAATGCAACTTTTGCAAACAAATAAAGAGTGGTTCATATACTAGAGTTAAAGCACATTTGATGGGTGTTGCAAAAGGTGGAATTAGTCAATGTCCTAATGTAACAAATGAGGATAGAATGCAAATGAGAAACTTAGAAAGACAAGTTGA GAAAAGAAAATCTGACAACCCAATCACCAAAGCTTTTGATATACAAGCTCGAAACAACTTGGATGCTGAGATAGCAAGGATGTTTTTTACTGGAGGATTTCTTTTCAACCTTTGCCGAAACTCTTACTATGTTAGTTCATACAACTATGCTGCCACAAATAATATTCCTGGTTACAAGCCTCCTAGTTACAATAAAATGAGAACCACTTTGTTAGATagagagaaagaaaatgttGAAAAGCTTTTAGAACCAACAAAGGCTActtggagggaaaaaggggtaaGTATAGTGAGTGATGGGTGGAGTGATCCACAAAGGAGACCTTTAATTAACCTCATGGTGGCTTGTGAAGTTGGTCCTCTGTTCTTAAAGGCCATTGATTGCTCAGGAGAGGTAAAGGATAAAGACTTTATTGCTAGTTTGTTGAATGATGCCATTGAAGAAGTTGGAGATGACAAATTTGTTGTACAAATTCTCACTGATAATGCAAGCAATTGCAAGGCCGCTGGAGAACTTATAGAGGGTAGATATCTACATATATTTTGGACACCATGCATTGTTCACACTCTTAACCTTGCTCTTAAAAACTTTTGTAATGCTAAAAATGTTTCAAACAATGAGGAGGTTTATGATGAGTGTCATTGGATAACCGAAGTTCATGGAGATGCTTTACTTGTCAAAAACTACATAATGAACCATTCAATGAGGTTAGCTATATTTAATAAGTTCTCTCCATTAAAGCTTCTTTCTGTTGGTGATACTCGCTTCGCTTCAGTAGTTGTCATGCTAAAGAGGATGAAACTTCTTAAAACTACTCTTCAATCCATGGTTGTTAGTGAGGCTTGGTCCACATATCGTGATGATCATCGTGGACAAGCTACACTTGTGAGGGAAAAGATTCTAAATGACGATTGGTGGGACAACGTTGATTACATCCTTGATTTTACTCGTCCCATTTATGACATGATAAAAGCATGTGACACCGACAAAGCATCACTTCATCTAGTATATGAAAAATGGGATTCAATGATTTCAAAGGTGAAGGAGATCATATATAACCATGAGCCTAAGCAAAGGCATGAGTATTCTTCTTTCTTTAGTGTGGTCGAAACAATACGTCTTAGCCGTTGGAAGAAAAGCAACACTCCACTTCATTGTTTGGCACATTCTTTGAATCCAAG GTATTATAGTGACACGTGGCTTAAAGAGTTCCCCGGTAGAGTTGCTCCACATGTTGACAATGAAATTTCCACACAAAGATTCAATTGCTTTAGAAGATTGTTTCAAGACTTGGAAGATAGAAGAAAGGTTAATATGGAGTATGCTATTTTCTCGGCAAGAGATGGTGGTGTATTTACCGAACCGGAATTCTTGAATGATATGTACTTGATGGCTCCAAAGCATTGGTGGGCAACTTATGGCTCACAAGTTCCGATGCTTCAAGCATTAGCATTCAA GAGAGGTGAGGCTTATAACAAGGGAAGAACAAGGTTGTGGGATGTTGGAGGAGATGACTTTGGAAATCTAGAAGATTCTATTTGTCTTGGCATGGCGGATCTTTCTCTTGACAAGCCCGAGTTGGAAACTACTTTTGTAGcagaggatgatgatggat TATTCTTGTCAAAACTAGTAATATTCTACATGAAAACGATCACTTTCGAGAATTTgtaa